In Vicugna pacos chromosome 10, VicPac4, whole genome shotgun sequence, the following proteins share a genomic window:
- the FAU gene encoding ubiquitin-like FUBI-ribosomal protein eS30 fusion protein encodes MQLFVRAQELHTLEVTGQETVAQIKAHVASLEGIAPEDQVVLLAGTPLEDEATLGQCGVEALSTLEVAGRMLGGKVHGSLARAGKVRGQTPKVAKQEKKKKKTGRAKRRMQYNRRFVNVVPTFGKKKGPNANS; translated from the exons ATGCAGCTCTTTGTCCGCGCCCAGGAGCTACACACTCTCGAGGTGACCGGCCAGGAGACGGTCGCCCAAATCAAG GCTCATGTAGCCTCGTTGGAGGGCATCGCTCCAGAAGATCAAGTCGTGCTTCTGGCAGGCACCCCCCTAGAGGATGAGGCTACTCTGGGCCAGTGTGGGGTGGAGGCTCTGAGCACTCTGGAAGTAGCCGGCCGCATGCTTGGAG GTAAAGTCCATGGTTCCTTGGCCCGTGCTGGGAAAGTAAGAGGTCAGACTCCCAAG GTGGccaaacaagagaaaaagaagaagaagacaggCCGGGCCAAGAGACGTATGCAGTACAACCGGCGCTTTGTCAATGTTGTGCCCACCTTTGGCAAGAAGAAGGGCCCCAATGCCAACTCTTAA
- the MRPL49 gene encoding large ribosomal subunit protein mL49 — translation MAATIFRAVLRGSRTGVLPDSGLRRLSQTQEPPDYRSFVESVDEYHFVERLLPPTSIPQPPKHEHYPTPSGWQPPRDLPPNLPYFVRRSRMHNIPVYKDITHGNRQMTVIRKVEGDIWALQKDVEDFLSPLLGKTPVTQVNEVTGTLRVKGYFDQQLKAWLLEKGF, via the exons ATGGCAGCTACCATATTCCGGGCTGTGCTACGGGGCTCGAGAACCGGCGTCCTGCCGGACAGCGGGCTACGGCGGCTG AGCCAGACCCAGGAACCTCCTGATTATCGCAGCTTTGTGGAGTCTGTGGATGAATACCATTTTGTGGAGCGCCTGTTACCCCCCACCAGCATCCCACAGCCCCCAAAGCATGAACATTATCCCACTCCTAGTGGCTGGCAGCCACCCAGAG ACCTCCCACCCAACTTGCCCTACTTTGTGCGGCGTTCTCGGATGCATAACATCCCTGTCTACAAGGATATCACACATGGCAACCGTCAGATGACTGTAATCCGGAAGGTGGAGGGGGACATTTGG GCCCTGCAGAAGGATGTGGAAGAtttcctgagcccacttctggggAAGACACCTGTCACCCAGGTCAATGAGGTGACAGGTACCCTTCGGGTCAAGGGCTACTTTGATCAGCAGCTCAAAGCCTGGCTCCTGGAAAAGGGCTTCTGA